DNA sequence from the Oncorhynchus keta strain PuntledgeMale-10-30-2019 chromosome 1, Oket_V2, whole genome shotgun sequence genome:
gattattattatctggatggtgttgctgacctgttgcagcctctacaaccactgtgattattattatctggatggtgttgctgacctgttgcagccTGTATTTGGTTCTAACCTTGTCCCCAGGTTATGATTGCACATAGCACTAATACGCCTGGAATAACAACTATAGTCTGGACTATGTTagagtgaacaaaaatataattatttgGCCGAATCACACAACTACAAGACAAGGGTACACAAATTAGAGGTAGACAATACAGGAGGAAGTGTTCGGAGGCGATTGATTAAATATTAAGCTGATGGCTAATGATTTGGGACTCTTTCGTGTTCTTTCTATTGGGTTCATTTCCCTCTATTTTATATACACCCAGTACAAAACATTGGGAACACCTGCTCTATCCATAGACTGACCAGGCGAatgcaggtgaaagctatgatcccttattgatgtcacttgttaaatccacttcagtgcagatgaaggggaggagacaggttaaagaaggattaaTAAGCTTTGAgacagattgtgtatgtgtgccattcagagggtgaatgggcaagacaaaagatggtAGTAGTTGCTAGGCTCACCGGCTTGAGTGTCAAGAATtgtaacgctgctgggtttttcatgctcaacagtttccgtgTGCAtcaatagtccaccacccaaaggacatccagccaacttgacaactgtgggaatcattggagtcaacataggtcagcatccctgtggaacgctttcaaacCCGTAGTCAAttaatttgtcggggcatggaggctgttctgagggcaaaacagggtgcagctcaatattaggaaggtgttcctaatgctttTTACACTCCGTGTATATTTCCAtactgaggttggaataatactgtgaagtTGTGAAAATTATGATGCCCTttaagtgtaagagctgtttgcaAAGACTGCCTGATATTTCAGCCTGtcttggtgggatggagttttggcctgtctGGTGACATCATCAGGCAGTAAATTTGTTAATTAGACCAATAAGATAAGAGTTCCAaatctctctgccaataacattttgttttcccctccccactccaaGACAGTCCTAGCAGAAATCTTTCTTGAATAATCGCTATTTGCTAAGTTATTTGTTTCTTTTTTatcattttaatttaaaacaatcacagtaagatacttaattgttaccctgAATTCATTTCATTCATTTGATATCGACATAAAAACGGCTGCGTTGGACCTTTAACGAAGGCCATGTTTGACATTTTGATCCACCAGACCATAAGACAAAAGTATCTGGTAAATTCATTTGGTAGAACCAATCACAGCCCAGTATATTTGGTTGTAGCGAGGTTAGAAGCAGGTTTGGTACAATTCCATTCTTTATTCTTGTTCGGAAGACATACTATAAACAAGGTAAGACTCGAATGGAAAAAAATGTTAAATGAAACAGAAAAATTCCCCAGTCGATCTTAACACTGGCTAGAGAACTGTGGCCACAGATGCAATACATATGAAAAATAGTTCATCTTTAGTTATTTTCTTCTTGTTGAACTTGTTTAAATTAACACTGAAAAAGTCTCTTCAGAGAGAAATTCACTGTTTGTCCCACGAAGCACAGAGGCCATCACTGGAAGTGTGTGTGCGCTCCGTGACACTGTACGCGTGTGTGTTTGCACAGTCCATGAAAGGTGTGTGTGCCGTTTCTGTATATTTCAAATGGAGGCAGAACATCCTCATGTGtgcttctctctcgctctcctgctccctctttctcctcttctgcGGTTTGGCAAGTGTCCTCCCCTATAGTGCTGCCAGCCGAGCTTTCTGGCACTCCACAAACTCATCCAATAACACTGGCCCTGCAGAGAGAGTAGTGTTAGCGTGAGGGACTGTGTATGTATGggctttagtgtgtgtgtatgttttttaGTGTGTGGTTTAGTGTGTGTACTCACAGGCTCCATCCTCGTCATAGTTACTGAGGTCTGTGCTGACTGTACGACTAAACTCTAAGACGTTATACCACTGGTCCTTATTCATCACCTTGTACTTGGACTGCTGCAGGGGACGAGAGATAAGCGAGGGgggggggatggaggaagagagtgtagaaaagcagggagggaggaggacagagagagaagagaaggagattGATATTTGGAGCAGGTCAATGCAGGAACCACACAGCTGTGTTCAACATAGGGTGTGTTACCTCCAGAAACTGGTTGAAGACAGGGAACAGTGGCCATGTTCTCCCCAGTAGCAATGCTAGCATGGACTTAGCTGTGTCCATGTCCAGACTCCTCTGGTCCTTATCctggtggagagaaggagaagaagatcagaaggagaggcagatggAGAGTTAAGAGAGATGTTAAAGAGGGAGAAATAATGTAAGTACATCTGCCATCCAGACCCTCTCCCCAGGAAGTCAAACCATTTCCTGACTATGGACCAGTGATAGACTCACTCTGGCAAAGTCGAAGGCGTATCTGTAGATGTTTTTAAAGATGATTGTGTCGTTGAGCTGATTGCGCAGGTAGTCCAGTTTCCCCTGTAACCTCTCTATGCAGTCACACCTATAGAGGAGGGGGGTCACAAAcaaacacggtttcccagtcacacctatagaaTCAGAAGCGTCAGAAACAGACATGCGATGTGGTAAATCAAGGTTACTCACTGTAGTAAAGTCATTCCCTTAAGCCACTCCTCCTTAGTGAAAAATCCCATATTTGGTGCTTCTAGTTTCCAGGCTAAAACTAACATGATTAtctgaaaaagagagagggacagagagagggggggaagagagagaatatgCATCATAATTATCAACGATGGATGATGAGTGGGTGAAGAGAAAAGAGGAAGACTAACGTTTTCTGGTTCCACACCAATGTCTTCACAGAACTTCTCCATCCCCTCTGGACCCAACACCTCATCTGgacctggcacacacacacgggaAGCATGCACAAAACACACATAGAATGGTATAAATGACTCAATACTTAGTGACCAATAATCAACTTGAGCTTTCCTTGTGACTTAAAGAGTTCTAATCTGAGTGTGTATCAAAAGTTAATACAGCAACCTATGACCATCATGATATgacatagtgccttcagaaagtattcacacccccttgacattttccacattttgttgtgatacagcctagttTTAAAATTGATGAAACAGATTGCATCAGCAGACCagaaatttgctcagtgctgaAAAATAATTGTGGGAACATTGCCCAgagctgtaatcactaccaaaggtgtacatgtactgactcaggggtgtgaatacttatgtaaatgagatatttctgtgttttattttcAGTAAATTTGCTAATATTTCTAAAAAGAtgtattcactttgtcattatggggtattgtgtgtagatgggtgagaaataagtcaaggggtatgaatactttctgaaggcactgtacctgtgTACTCGTAGAACCAGGCCAGACATTTCTTATTGGAGAACTGGTCCTCTGGGCTGATCAACCGGCCTGGAGCCTGGGGTCTGCAGAAACtacaacatacaggatagaacacagtcagaaacgacaacatacaggatagaacacAGTCAGAAACGACAAGGCGGGacagaacacagtcagaaacGACAAGGCGGGTCAGAACACAGTCAGAAACGACAAGGCGGATCAGAACACAGTCAGAAACTACAACGCGGGATAGAAACAAGGACAGTCAGAACACAGTCAGGACACAGTCAGAACACAGTCAGAAACGACAAGGCGGGacagaacacagtcagaaactacaacgcgggatagaacacagtcagaaactACAACGCGGGATAGAACAGAAACTACAACGCGGGATAGAACGACAAGGCGGGACACAGTCAGAACACAGTCAGAAACGACAAGGCGGGacagaacacagtcagaaacGACAAGGCGGGTCAGAACACAGTGAGAAACtacaacatacaggatagaacacAGTCAGAAACGACAAGGCGGGATAGAACACAGTCAGAAACGACAAGGCGGGTCAGAACACAGTCAGAAACGACAAGGCGGGTCAGAACACAGTCAGAAACGACAAGGCGGGacagaacacagtcagaaacGACAAGGCGGGacagaacacagtcagaaacGACAAGGCGGGacagaacacagtcagaaacGACAAGGCGGGTCAGAACACAGTCAGAAACGACAAGGCGGGTCAGAACACAGTCAGAAACTACAACGCGGGTCAGAACACAGTCAGAAACTACAACGCGGGATAGAACACAGTCAGAAACGACAAGGCGGGacagaacacagtcagaaacGACAACGCGGGTCAGAACACAGTCAGAAACGACAACGCGGGTCAGAACACAGTCAGAAACTACAACGCGGGTCAGAACACAGTCAGAAACTACAACGCGGGTCAGAACACAGTCAGAAACTACAACGCGGGTCAGAACACAGTCAGAAACTACAACGCGGGTCAGAACACAGTCAGAAACTACAACGCGGGTCAGAACACAGTCAGAAACTACAACGCGGGTCAGAACACAGTCAGAAACTACAACGCTGGTCAGAACACAGTCAGAAACTACAACGCGGGTCAGAACACAGTCAGAAACTACAACGCGGGTCAGAACACAGTCAGAAACTACAACGCGGGTCAGAACACAGTCAGAAACGACAAGGCGGGTCAGAACACAGTCAGAAACTACAACGCGGGAtagaacacagtcagaaactacaacgcgggatagaacacagtcagaaactacaacgcgggatagaacacagtcagaaactacaacgcgggatagaacacagtcagaaactacaacgcgggatagaacacagtcagaaactacaacgcgggatagaacacagtcagaaactacaacgcgggatagaacacagtcagaaactACAACGCGGGATAGAACACAGTCAGAAACGACAAGGCGGGacagaacacagtcagaaacGACAAGGCGGGacagaacacagtcagaaacGACAAGGCGGGTCAGAACACAGTCAGAAACGACAAGGCGGGTCAGAACACAGTCAGAAACTACAACGCGGGAtagaacacagtcagaaactacaacgcgggatagaacacagtcagaaactacaacgcgggatagaacacagtcagaaactacaacgcgggatagaacacagtcagaaactacaacgcgggatagaacacagtcagaaactacaacgcgggatagaacacagtcagaaactacaacgcgggatagaacacagtcagaaactacaacgcgggatagaacacagtcagaaactacaacgggatagaacacagtcagaaactacaacgcgggatagaacacagtcagaaactacaacgcgggatagaacacagtcagaaactacaacgcgggatagaacacagtcagaaactacaacgcgggatagaacacagtcagaaactacaacgcgggatagaacacagtcagaaactACAACGCAGAAtagaacacagtcagaaactacaacgcgggatagaacacagtcagaaactacaacgcgggatagaacacagtcagaaactacaacgcgggatagaacacagtcagaaactacaacgcgggatagaacacagtcagaaactacaacgcgggatagaacacagtcagaaactacaacgcgggatagaacacagtcagaaactacaacgcgggatagaacacagtcagaaactacaacgcgggatagaacacagtcagaaactacaacgcgggatagaacacagtcagaaactacaacgcgggatagaacacagtcagaaactacaacgcgggatagaacacagtcagaaactacaacgcgggatagaacacagtcagaaactacaacgcgggatagaacacagtcagaaactacaacgcgggatagaacacagtcagaaactacaacgcgggatagaacacagtcagaaactacaacgctggatagaacacagtcagaaactacaacgcgggatagaacacagtcagaaactacaacgcgggatagaacacagtcagaaactacaacgcgggatagaacacagtcagaaactacaacgcgggatagaacacagtcagaaactacaacgcgggatagaacacagtcagaaactacaacgcgggatagaacacagtcagaaactacaacgcgggatagaacacagtcagaaactacaacgcgggatagaacacagtcagaaactacaacgcgggatagaacacagtcagaaactacaacgcgggatagaacacagtcagaaactacaacgcgggatagaacacagtcagaaactacaacgcgggatagaacacagtcagaaactacaacgcgggatagaacacagtcagaaactacaacgcgggatagaacacagtcagaaactacaacgcgggatagaacacagtcagaaactacaacgcgggatagaacacagtcagaaactacaacgcgggatagaacacagtcagaaactacaacgcgggatagaacacagtcagaaactaaacgcgggatagaacacagtcagaaactacaacgcgggatagaacacagtcagaaactacaacgcgggtcagaacacagtcagaaactacaacacgggatagaacacagtcagaaactacaacgcgggatagaacacagtcagaaactacaacgcgggatagaacacagtcagaaactacaacacgggatagaacacagtcagaaactacaacacgggatagaacacagtcagaaactacaacgcgggatagaacacagtcagaaactacaacacgggatagaacacagtcagaaactacaacacgggatagaacacagtcagaaactACAACACGGGATagaacagtcagaaactacaaCGCGGGTCAGAACATGGTCACTCAACAGACTCAGACAAATGCATTAAAGGAGTTCTCAGGATATTCAGtgtcacacacactcctccccctctactttcCTGTGGACTGACTGAGGTCTGTGTTGCATAAGGGGACAAATATGTGCTGAGTGTTGAGTTCTTTTAGTCAAGCAGCCAGGCTCACTGCACAGAGCAAAGCCAGCAAGCAGCAGCTGCAACACACACGGTGGAATGGGTGAAGAGGAGGGTTGGGTGAGGCAGAGTTTCACTACAGCTCTAAATACAGCAGTATCTGTGGGGGGGGGATATTAATCATCCAATAGTGGAGGATGGTGGGAAAAGTGGTGAGGTGAGGAGCAGAAGAGGTGGGTGAGGAGAAGGAGGGTAGAATTGGTGGGTGAGGGGTGGtgaggagaaggaggacagggGTGGTGATTGAGGAGCAGGGGTGACGGGTAGTGGGTAGTGTTCCTCACCAGGTGATTTTACACTTCCTGAGTCCCGGGTCATCTGACCCTGAAgacttcctcttcttcttcacaGGCATCGCAGAGTCACCACACGGGTTAACTAGCTGGGctaggtccacacacacactgaatgtcATCTCACCCAGCCGAAAGCCATACCATAAACAGTATACTATTTACAGATAGTATATAGGAGAAGTACCTATGTATTTCTGGTCTCCTTGTCCATTCAAATCTATAAGATTCTATAATAAAAACACAGTTTACAGTGAGACTTGATGTGATGAACTACATAGTACAAAAACATTATAAAGCATACATAAAGACAAGACGGTATGGTCACATCACATAGCTAATCAACTCTTAGAATGCCCCCACTCTGGCAGTGGCTCAACTAGCTATAGTACTGGGCCATCCCAAAAGTTCACTCACGAGTCTGTTAACTTACAAATCTGTCCAGCGTATGTGATATTGTCTGTAGATCTGCCTCCCCAGCCAGTCCGAACACTGTGTACTATCctacagcaacagagagagagagagagagagagagagagagggggggagaggggagatgacatATTAGCTAATATACTGGCAAGCTATCTTTGTCTTGTGTAAGTGGTTTTTGCGGTTGTGTGCCAGACAAGGCGTAAACCACAGATCAGATAACTCCCATGTTTAATGTTAGCCAAATGGCAGTATATTGAAGCAGCTGGCTAGCCTAAACAAACAGATCTCATTCAATGTGGACCGTAGCCCATTCAATAGACAGTAGCTGCAGTGGTGTAGTGCTGCCTGGAGAAGTGGTTATACTCTCAttttctgtgtttctgtacaatgtaggcctacagtacagtacatgtcatgTCAGTTTGAAAACCAAATGGATAAAAATCCAATATAATTCTGCCAGGTAGGATTACTTTGCAGTCAACATTAAATTGGGAAGGCCTTAGGAAATGTTAATTCAAACAGCGCATGATGACTGAATTTGCAAAGATTCAACCAAGACTAGACAAAACTTTTTCAATACCTGCTTTGCATAACCATTGTTTCCTTAGCATTTACTGTTAGTAACGTCTTTCCTACATACCCTACCGGCTACCGTTGTCGTTATTTTGTGAGCTGTTCCATGTAACCAATTGAGAGGCACGTTCTTGCTGAAACTAGGCTGTGTGTGGCGTGCATGTgaatacaccgagtgtacaaaacattaagaactctTTCCATGACcgaccaagtgaatccaggtgaaggaTATTAATtcttactgatgtcacttgttaaatccacttcaatccgtgtagatgaaggggaaaagagaggttaaacaatgatttttaagccatgagacaattcagacatggattgtgtatgtgcgccattcagaggatgaattggcaagacaacatatttaagtgcctttgaatggggtattaAAGTAGGTTCCACGCTCACAGGGTTGTTGTCAAGAACTTGTAGGGTCCATGCCCTTacgaattgaggttgttctgacAGGAGGTTGACACATCAATGATCGCTACtctactagctagctaaccagtTAACGTACATAGAACTACAACAAATAACGATATTCATCGACACACATGTAGGAGTTTCTCGCAATTGTTGTCGTAggtgctagctaacgttaaacaCTGGTCCGAATAACTGCGTCACCGtaaggaagaacggagagaaaCATTCATAAACCCACTGTAACTGGTAACTAGCTAGATAGCTTGTCTAAATATTAACTATAGTACAATGCCAAAGTACGAAAGAACGGTTGTTATCAAAaccaattaaaaatatatacaagaTCTCGTATGACAGGTCTAGCATGAGTACTAACGTTAACTAGCAATGTTAACTGCGATTGCGAAGCCAAAGCAAAGGCTAACCATATGCATTGATGTTCCAAATCAAATTATATTCATCACATGacccgaatacaactggtgtggACTTTACAgcgaaatgcttgcttacaaatCATCCCAACGATGCAGGTTTTAAAATGGCACATTAACTTACCAGATGAACGTTATTTGGCAATCAattaacgttaactagctaacgttaagtGAAACAAGCAATATAATCTCGATCTGGCTAAATCTATACATGTAATTAATCATCAACCACAAAAGTGACTAACGTTATGTGTATAAAGAGCACAACAATACACACGACTGGGGCTTTGCTTTTTTGTAGTTATCAACAAGATTAAGACATAGCTAGCCAGAGTTAGCTAAAAATGTAAGCTAATTAGCTCGCTAACTAGCCAACTAACGCGGGTAGCTAACATCCAGCTAAACAGTTCGCAGGTTATTTCTGTCATGATGTTCAAAAGCCAACAGAGTCGAATACGTCCGACCATCTAGCTAGAATACATGGGGTACAGAGATCAGTTGAATTCGACCAAAACAATGGAAACGATTAGCTGGAATGTTAACTAGCAACGTTAGCGAAGTTAGTTTCTCAACAGAACTTGAAGTCAGAAAACTAGCCGTTGTTGGCTAGCTAAATATTTGCCACAGGTTTACGTCAGTTCATCCACCTGTTACAACACCGTTTTGGATATTATAATTATGTGAATATTTTATGCAAACCTTGAATTCCAAGAGTTGTATTTCTTTTTATGCGAGTAGATCATGTACTTTCACGGTTGATCACTTCCCAAGTGGTAAAAGCAAACCGCTTTCTTCCGGGGAAACAGAGAGCTATGGAACGTACCACCTGATTTCAAGGGGTGCGCGATTGAGTCGTACTAGCTATGAAAATAAATCACATTACAGGTCGAATTATTCGAAAATACATTTTACCGTGTTTGATTTAAAATATCGAAAGAAATATAGCTACGGATTATTACTCAGGCTCCCGAGTCGCGCGGTGGtgtaagacactgcatctcagtgcaagaggcgtcactgcagtacctggtacGAATCCAGGCAGCATCAcacccggccgtgattgggagtcccatagggtggcgcacaattggcccagagtcgtccaggtttggcgtcattgtaaataagaatgtgttcttaactgactttcctagttaacaAATATATATTATGAATAAATAAAATGCCAATAACAGATGATCTTCTGTGCCATAAAGTGTCAGACCTCTTGGAAGAGGCCATGACATGTTAACATACAGGAAGGCTACTATCAATGTACACTGAGAGGAAGAAGCACATGTTCATCTGTCTATAGAAATCATCAGAAGACAAAGGGAACCAAGAGCAGCGGAGATGACTCTCTTTACAGTACAGATTTTATTAGCCAGGAAataaattatatttttaaaaagcagagtcattaacaaaaataaataaaataatgcaGCACATCAAAGAAGTTGAGCCCAAAAGCCAGAATACTCCCATTCAAACAATATACAGCATTATATGTTTTTCTCAAAGTAGGGACACACATTCATCTGGTAATGTTATGATCAATAAAACCTAGGTACTCCAGATATGCAagtagggaaggagaggaagagatagatgGGTAATCATAAGACATGCATCTACCATCATCACAACCACACTTAAAACTGAAGCAAGATGTCAGTCTAGTCTCTTGACACAATAAGACCTGCTCTACCTGACATTTCTGTGCAGAGAAAAACATGAATTATTACAACAAAAGTTGAGTTTATGTCCTAGTTTAATACTGTTCATTTGTTGTTACTCATAAAGTGGCAAAAATTGTCATCTTCAAACATTGTTGAACATGGCTAAAATCTAGAGAAGTGCTAAGTTTATCAGAATGAGTTACATtaagtacattacattactctgATAACATATCTTAAGAAgaatgcactaattgtaagtcactctggataggagtgtctgctaaattactaaactGTAATAACACTTTGCCAACGTTCCAAATGACACcttatatagtgcagtacttttgaccagagccatattggccctggtcaaacagTAGCAcactaaataggaaatagggtggCATGAGACACTCTTCTTCTCCAGGTTGTTTTGATGCAACAACTATAGCAGTGATGCATAACCAT
Encoded proteins:
- the LOC118375851 gene encoding DCN1-like protein 5 isoform X1, producing the protein MIYSHKKKYNSWNSRIVHSVRTGWGGRSTDNITYAGQISQLVNPCGDSAMPVKKKRKSSGSDDPGLRKCKITCFCRPQAPGRLISPEDQFSNKKCLAWFYEYTGPDEVLGPEGMEKFCEDIGVEPENIIMLVLAWKLEAPNMGFFTKEEWLKGMTLLQCDCIERLQGKLDYLRNQLNDTIIFKNIYRYAFDFARDKDQRSLDMDTAKSMLALLLGRTWPLFPVFNQFLEQSKYKVMNKDQWYNVLEFSRTVSTDLSNYDEDGAWPVLLDEFVECQKARLAAL
- the LOC118375851 gene encoding DCN1-like protein 5 isoform X2; this encodes MPVKKKRKSSGSDDPGLRKCKITCFCRPQAPGRLISPEDQFSNKKCLAWFYEYTGPDEVLGPEGMEKFCEDIGVEPENIIMLVLAWKLEAPNMGFFTKEEWLKGMTLLQCDCIERLQGKLDYLRNQLNDTIIFKNIYRYAFDFARDKDQRSLDMDTAKSMLALLLGRTWPLFPVFNQFLEQSKYKVMNKDQWYNVLEFSRTVSTDLSNYDEDGAWPVLLDEFVECQKARLAAL